In one window of Streptomyces sp. FXJ1.172 DNA:
- a CDS encoding metallophosphoesterase family protein has translation MRHAGWFGGAVVLTVAGGEVISHIAGSRGTGAEAAAGTSGALRFVQVSDSHIGFHGPANVDVVGSFTEAIDQVNALGFRPDFVMHSGDLTHLSTVDQFDHVRQMMTRLRTDRVFTVPGEHDSIGDAGRAYREIFGKGTLGDGWYSFDTHGVHFIALVNTLNLEKLGHLGTEQINFVRKDLAGVSSDTPIVVFSHIPLFAMYPKWGWSTDDALKVIALLRRFSSVTCLNGHVHQLFTKTEGNITFHSATTTAYPLPKPGQAPAPTPQVVPARQLKTALGIRTVGYRQGDRELAIKDKKLA, from the coding sequence ATGCGACATGCTGGATGGTTCGGCGGGGCCGTCGTGCTGACCGTGGCCGGCGGAGAGGTGATCAGCCACATCGCCGGCTCCCGGGGAACCGGTGCCGAGGCCGCTGCGGGAACCAGCGGCGCCCTGCGGTTCGTGCAGGTCTCCGACAGCCACATCGGCTTCCACGGGCCGGCGAACGTGGACGTGGTCGGCTCGTTCACCGAAGCGATCGACCAGGTCAACGCGCTCGGGTTCCGGCCCGACTTCGTCATGCACAGCGGCGACCTGACACACCTGTCCACAGTGGACCAGTTCGACCATGTCAGGCAGATGATGACCCGGCTGCGCACGGACCGCGTCTTCACCGTGCCCGGCGAGCACGACTCCATCGGCGATGCGGGTCGCGCATACCGGGAGATCTTCGGCAAGGGCACGCTCGGCGACGGCTGGTACAGCTTTGACACCCACGGAGTGCACTTCATTGCCCTGGTCAACACACTGAACCTGGAAAAGCTGGGCCACCTCGGCACCGAGCAGATCAACTTCGTACGCAAGGACCTGGCGGGAGTGTCGTCGGACACGCCGATCGTGGTCTTCAGCCACATCCCGTTGTTCGCCATGTACCCCAAGTGGGGCTGGAGCACGGACGACGCGTTGAAGGTGATCGCGCTCCTGCGCCGCTTCTCCTCGGTGACCTGTCTCAACGGACACGTCCACCAGCTGTTCACCAAGACAGAGGGCAACATCACCTTCCACTCTGCCACCACCACTGCTTACCCACTGCCGAAGCCGGGACAGGCTCCTGCCCCCACCCCCCAGGTCGTGCCCGCCCGGCAGCTCAAGACTGCGCTGGGCATTCGCACCGTGGGCTACCGGCAGGGCGACCGGGAACTGGCGATCAAGGACAAGAAGCTGGCATGA
- a CDS encoding serine hydrolase: MIEDRLEEVFAEAGCKGNVAVLDIDGPGQVVLGDGELVVAASTFKIAVALELFCQGAEGRLNLAERVRLSPSQATPGGQGFCIFEDEAEVSLRDAARMMMTISDNTATDVLIRRVSVPRIHARLAGLGLDRIRLAGTIREEFDAIGCDAGFAGWAEMERAMREAGAPGDADRIWERVLSAPSLQPGRVTSATAGQMAALLRLVWRDEAGPGEACAAVRTILSQQRLTRKIATGFSAAVRVAAKSGTVPGCVSNDVGVVEFPDGSRFAVAVFTRPTGPGPRPPQADPAIGAAARLSVEHLRRLG, encoded by the coding sequence GTGATCGAGGACAGACTGGAAGAGGTTTTTGCCGAGGCCGGGTGCAAGGGCAATGTGGCTGTCCTGGACATCGACGGTCCCGGGCAGGTGGTGCTGGGTGATGGCGAGTTGGTGGTCGCCGCGTCGACATTCAAGATCGCGGTGGCGTTGGAGCTGTTCTGCCAGGGCGCCGAGGGGCGTCTGAACCTGGCGGAGCGTGTTCGGCTCTCGCCGTCGCAAGCCACGCCAGGCGGTCAGGGATTTTGTATTTTTGAGGACGAGGCCGAGGTCTCGCTGCGCGATGCCGCCCGAATGATGATGACGATCAGCGACAACACCGCGACCGATGTGCTGATCCGCCGGGTGTCGGTGCCTCGGATCCATGCTCGCCTGGCCGGGTTGGGCCTGGACCGGATCCGTTTGGCGGGCACTATCCGGGAGGAGTTCGATGCGATTGGCTGCGATGCCGGCTTCGCCGGGTGGGCGGAGATGGAGCGCGCGATGCGCGAAGCGGGCGCACCAGGGGATGCCGACCGCATTTGGGAACGTGTCCTGTCCGCTCCGTCCCTGCAGCCCGGACGTGTCACGAGCGCAACGGCCGGGCAGATGGCAGCCCTGCTGAGGCTGGTCTGGCGGGACGAGGCCGGACCGGGTGAGGCATGCGCGGCAGTGCGAACCATCCTCAGTCAGCAGCGGCTGACCCGGAAGATCGCCACCGGGTTCAGTGCCGCGGTGCGGGTAGCCGCCAAGTCGGGCACCGTTCCCGGATGTGTGAGCAACGATGTCGGTGTTGTGGAGTTCCCAGACGGATCCCGTTTCGCGGTGGCGGTGTTCACCAGACCCACCGGGCCTGGTCCTCGGCCACCGCAGGCCGATCCCGCGATCGGCGCAGCCGCTCGGTTGAGTGTCGAGCATCTGCGCCGGCTCGGCTGA
- a CDS encoding glycosyltransferase family 2 protein, translating to MPTITVLTPVYEGGHTYLHELYECLSDQKLPGGWQLEWVVQEDGQTGKPLEAVPDASWISKGTGRWGGAARARTLGLGRATGTLLRCVDADDLLPDQQTLSRDIEVLQSNPSYGWTVAPFLDLYPDGRLEPGPHPAPGPLPEQVLLDGAKRGIPVMGTTLTARTDLVRLVGGWPALPGYEDLAVALFCEAVSPGWMQAQPGEVYRRHPEQQTASAAHKNVEEKRLRQGIVIDRAQALHASGWRWSPTA from the coding sequence ATGCCGACGATCACCGTTCTGACGCCTGTGTACGAGGGTGGGCACACATACCTGCATGAACTGTACGAATGCCTCTCCGATCAGAAGCTTCCCGGCGGCTGGCAGCTCGAGTGGGTGGTACAGGAGGACGGACAAACGGGCAAGCCGCTCGAGGCCGTCCCGGACGCCTCATGGATTTCTAAGGGCACCGGCCGCTGGGGCGGAGCCGCCCGGGCCCGCACGCTTGGCCTGGGGCGCGCAACCGGAACTCTGCTGCGCTGCGTCGACGCCGACGATCTACTGCCTGACCAGCAGACCCTGTCCCGCGACATCGAGGTCCTGCAGAGCAATCCCTCCTACGGCTGGACAGTTGCCCCATTCCTGGATCTCTACCCCGACGGCCGCCTGGAGCCAGGCCCGCATCCCGCCCCCGGACCGCTGCCGGAGCAGGTTCTCCTGGACGGCGCCAAGCGCGGCATACCGGTCATGGGAACCACGCTGACCGCCCGGACGGACCTTGTGCGCCTCGTGGGCGGCTGGCCCGCGCTTCCGGGCTACGAGGATCTCGCCGTCGCTCTGTTCTGCGAGGCGGTCAGCCCGGGGTGGATGCAGGCCCAGCCGGGCGAGGTCTATCGCAGGCACCCGGAGCAGCAGACCGCCAGCGCCGCCCACAAGAACGTTGAAGAAAAGAGACTCCGTCAGGGAATCGTGATCGACAGGGCCCAGGCTCTGCACGCATCTGGCTGGCGCTGGTCGCCGACGGCTTAG
- a CDS encoding SAM-dependent methyltransferase — translation MTTNPQPSLPIDTSQAHPARVYDWLLGGKDNYPVDEAVGEKLPPEARDAARQNRQFMHRAAAWLATQGIDQFLDIGTGIPTEPNLHQIVQNVVPSAKVVYTDNDPIVLRHAEALLISRPEGATDYIQADVRDPEAIVQHARRVLEFDRPIALSLIALMHFITDEQGAHGIVRALVDTLPTGSYLILSHAASDLFPELAELVVAEYAKGGIQLAFRTRAEVERFFDGLDLVPPGLVTATDWFASTPAPEPEASGIYSGVARIR, via the coding sequence ATGACAACCAACCCACAGCCGTCCCTGCCGATCGACACCAGCCAGGCACACCCTGCACGGGTCTACGACTGGCTGCTCGGCGGCAAGGACAACTATCCGGTCGACGAGGCAGTCGGTGAGAAGCTGCCGCCAGAGGCGCGAGACGCCGCTCGGCAGAACCGTCAGTTCATGCACCGGGCGGCCGCGTGGCTCGCCACGCAGGGCATCGATCAGTTCCTGGACATAGGCACCGGAATTCCCACCGAGCCGAATCTCCACCAGATCGTGCAGAACGTCGTACCGTCGGCCAAGGTCGTCTACACCGACAACGACCCGATCGTCCTGCGTCACGCCGAGGCGCTGCTGATCAGCCGCCCTGAGGGAGCGACGGACTACATCCAGGCAGATGTGCGCGACCCGGAGGCGATCGTCCAGCATGCCCGACGTGTCCTGGAGTTCGACCGCCCCATCGCGCTGTCGCTCATCGCGCTGATGCACTTCATCACCGATGAGCAAGGCGCCCACGGCATCGTCCGCGCCCTGGTCGACACACTGCCGACGGGCAGCTACCTGATCCTGTCGCACGCCGCATCCGACCTGTTTCCGGAACTCGCCGAACTGGTCGTCGCCGAGTATGCCAAGGGCGGTATCCAGCTCGCCTTCCGTACTCGCGCAGAAGTGGAGCGCTTCTTCGACGGCCTGGATCTCGTGCCACCCGGCCTGGTGACGGCGACGGACTGGTTCGCCTCCACACCGGCCCCGGAACCGGAGGCCAGCGGCATCTACTCGGGCGTGGCTCGCATCCGATGA